A stretch of Mya arenaria isolate MELC-2E11 chromosome 14, ASM2691426v1 DNA encodes these proteins:
- the LOC128218421 gene encoding uncharacterized protein LOC128218421 isoform X2 has translation MMAAASNVKAKNFKKKLDQLCCPYTEGVEDTWITELIFKPGEARIRLLQWLLSKFDSALNEVLDPQYASVESKMDSRIQRLLYVASNIGLCRYDDVDLIRGVVPASRQSSFMEHLIDIVAIADASEDPKNKLFREPGLVSDAMPLEEQLAHDTAYMNNLCVSGPLDAVFSPRLALLPLDLQKQLEARWAQAGKAGDIKVSKPDLQAIENAAVKLSEDMARQWDLLQDMRKHSDYQSLDAGKVETVCRTVSLVLSELFQLITGFTYCYENEMRQWCNKSPPKLTQLGAAFKRVHRLLQQFLQMLQNLGDIRRSYTALNREPSERLAKLSDTHSLVSAGAEALEGLQGVVDVLEESIQHVETASAQTTPRSTHLNASTLKG, from the exons CAATTATGCTGTCCTTACACTGAGGGAGTTGAAGACACATGGATCACTGAGCTCATATTTAAGCCTGGGGAGGCTAGAATCAGGCTGCTGCAGTGGCTTCTGTCAAA GTTTGATTCTGCTCTCAATGAAGTCCTCGACCCGCAGTATGCATCTGTCGAGTCAAAAATGGATTCCCGTATTCAAC GTCTTCTGTATGTAGCCTCCAACATTGGTCTGTGCAGATATGATGATGTAGATCTTATAAGG GGTGTGGTTCCTGCTTCTCGCCAGTCCAGCTTCATGGAACACCTGATAGACATTGTGGCCATTGCCGATGCTTCAGAAGATCCAAAAAACAAGCTGTTTAGAGAGCCAGGACTTGTCAG TGATGCAATGCCCCTGGAGGAACAGCTAGCCCATGACACTGCCTACATGAACAACCTGTGTGTGAGTGGGCCTCTAGATGCTGTGTTCTCTCCCCGCCTTGCTCTGCTGCCACTCGACCTGCAAAAACAACTTGAGGCACGTTGGGCCCAGGCTGGCAAAGCTGGGGACATCAA GGTGTCGAAGCCGGACCTTCAGGCAATAGAGAATGCTGCTGTGAAATTGTCCGAGGACATGGCTCGCCAGTGGGACCTGCTCCAAGACATGAGGAAACAT TCCGACTACCAATCGTTAGATGCAGGAAAGGTGGAGACTGTGTGCCGGACAGTGAGTCTGGTATTGTCTGAGCTGTTCCAGCTCATCACTGGCTTCACCTACTGTTACGAAAATGAGATGAGACAGTGGTGCAACAAATCTCCCCCTAAGCTCACCCAGCTTGGCGCAGCATTTAAACGAGTACACAGACTCCTGCAGCAGTTCTTACAG ATGCTGCAAAATCTGGGAGACATCAGGAGATCGTACACAGCTCTCAACAGGGAGCCCTCTGAACGACTGGCTAAACTCAGTGATACACACTCTCTTG TGAGTGCAGGAGCCGAGGCCTTGGAAGGTCTACAGGGGGTGGTTGACGTGCTGGAGGAGTCCATACAGCATGTGGAGACCGCCTCTGCCCAGACCACACCCCGCAGTACACACTTAAATGCCTCTACACTCAAGGGGTGA
- the LOC128218421 gene encoding uncharacterized protein LOC128218421 isoform X1, with protein sequence MMAAASNVKAKNFKKKLDQLCCPYTEGVEDTWITELIFKPGEARIRLLQWLLSKFDSALNEVLDPQYASVESKMDSRIQRLLYVASNIGLCRYDDVDLIRGVVPASRQSSFMEHLIDIVAIADASEDPKNKLFREPGLVSDAMPLEEQLAHDTAYMNNLCVSGPLDAVFSPRLALLPLDLQKQLEARWAQAGKAGDIKVSKPDLQAIENAAVKLSEDMARQWDLLQDMRKHSDYQSLDAGKVETVCRTVSLVLSELFQLITGFTYCYENEMRQWCNKSPPKLTQLGAAFKRVHRLLQQFLQMLQNLGDIRRSYTALNREPSERLAKLSDTHSLVSAGAEALEGLQGVVDVLEESIQHVETASAQTTPRSTHLNASTLKGGV encoded by the exons CAATTATGCTGTCCTTACACTGAGGGAGTTGAAGACACATGGATCACTGAGCTCATATTTAAGCCTGGGGAGGCTAGAATCAGGCTGCTGCAGTGGCTTCTGTCAAA GTTTGATTCTGCTCTCAATGAAGTCCTCGACCCGCAGTATGCATCTGTCGAGTCAAAAATGGATTCCCGTATTCAAC GTCTTCTGTATGTAGCCTCCAACATTGGTCTGTGCAGATATGATGATGTAGATCTTATAAGG GGTGTGGTTCCTGCTTCTCGCCAGTCCAGCTTCATGGAACACCTGATAGACATTGTGGCCATTGCCGATGCTTCAGAAGATCCAAAAAACAAGCTGTTTAGAGAGCCAGGACTTGTCAG TGATGCAATGCCCCTGGAGGAACAGCTAGCCCATGACACTGCCTACATGAACAACCTGTGTGTGAGTGGGCCTCTAGATGCTGTGTTCTCTCCCCGCCTTGCTCTGCTGCCACTCGACCTGCAAAAACAACTTGAGGCACGTTGGGCCCAGGCTGGCAAAGCTGGGGACATCAA GGTGTCGAAGCCGGACCTTCAGGCAATAGAGAATGCTGCTGTGAAATTGTCCGAGGACATGGCTCGCCAGTGGGACCTGCTCCAAGACATGAGGAAACAT TCCGACTACCAATCGTTAGATGCAGGAAAGGTGGAGACTGTGTGCCGGACAGTGAGTCTGGTATTGTCTGAGCTGTTCCAGCTCATCACTGGCTTCACCTACTGTTACGAAAATGAGATGAGACAGTGGTGCAACAAATCTCCCCCTAAGCTCACCCAGCTTGGCGCAGCATTTAAACGAGTACACAGACTCCTGCAGCAGTTCTTACAG ATGCTGCAAAATCTGGGAGACATCAGGAGATCGTACACAGCTCTCAACAGGGAGCCCTCTGAACGACTGGCTAAACTCAGTGATACACACTCTCTTG TGAGTGCAGGAGCCGAGGCCTTGGAAGGTCTACAGGGGGTGGTTGACGTGCTGGAGGAGTCCATACAGCATGTGGAGACCGCCTCTGCCCAGACCACACCCCGCAGTACACACTTAAATGCCTCTACACTCAAGGG GGGTGTCTGA